The Lancefieldella sp. Marseille-Q7238 genomic interval TTCTGCATTTATTTCATGTCCGGACTGGGTGTCCGCCAAAGGCATGCGTATGCTCGCGGCGCCCGTAAAAGGTGACCCTGCGGTGGTATCCGGCGAGTCTGGTGCTGTGGGTATGGGCGTTATCTCTACGCTTATGACCGACCCGGCATACGCAAAGCTTCGTGATGCCCTTGACCTTGGCAACGATTCAAAAGTCCTCCTGTTTTCCACCGAAGGCGATACCGATCCCATTCGTTATCGCGAGATTGTTTGGGACGGCGCCTGGCAGTCTATCGATGACGTGCAATAACCTTTGTCAAAATCCTGTTCCACTTGCCGCTTAAAAAGACCCGTTTGCCGAGAAAATAAAAAGATCGACGGCAACTCTTGCAATGTCTGCTGCGAGTGGTTTAATAGGAGTATCAAACAAAAAGTTTGGTAATCAGAAAAAAGGTTTGACTGAGTTTGTCTGACAGGTTCGATTTTGAAACTGATGTGGGTATTGAGGCGAGTGAATATTTCCGGCTTCACTCCAACGATAAGGAGGATCTGATGAAAGAGTTGGATTACGGTGCAATCAAGGCGGCAGCAAACGATTACTCCAAGGATATGACGGCCTTTTTGCGCGCTATGATTTCTCATCCAAGCGAGTCCTGCGAAGAAGGCGAAGTTGTTGCCTGCATTAAGGCGGAGATGGAGAAGCTCGGCTTTGACGAGATTAAGGTTGATGGCCTTGGCAACGTTATGGGCTTTATGGGTGAGGGCGATAAGATTATCTGCATCGATGGCCATATTGACACGGTTGGTATTGGCAATCGTGACAACTGGAACTTCGATCCCTATGAGGGCTTTGAGGATGACCAGCTCATTGGTGGACGCGGTGGCTCCGACCAAGAGGGTGGCGTGTGCGCCGGTGTGTATGCTGCCAAGATTATGAAGGATATGAACCTCATTCCTGAGGGCTATAAGGTTATGGTTGTCGGCACCGTCCAGGAAGAGGACTGCGACGGCATGTGCTGGCAGTACATTTATAACGTCGATAAGATCAAGCCTGAGTTTGTTATTTCAACCGAGCCTACCGATGGTGGCATTTATCGCGGTCATCGTGGTCGCATGGAGATTCGCGTTGACGTTAAGGGTGTTTCTTGCCACGGTTCTGCTCCTGAGCGTGGTGACAACGCCATCTACAAGATGGCCGACATCATCAACGATGTTCGTGCACTTAACAACAACGGTGCCGAGGAATCCACTGCCATTCGTGGTCTCGCAAAGATGCTTGATCCTAAGTACAACCCAGATCACTATGAGGATGCTCGCTTCCTTGGTCGTGGCACCTGCACCGTTTCCCAGATCTACTTCACCAGTCCTTCTCGCTGCGCCGTTGCTGACTCCTGCGCCATCTCCATTGACCGCCGCATGACTGCCGGTGAGACCTACAAGAGCTGCCTCAAGGAGATTGAGGAGCTTCCTTCCGTTAAGAAGTATGGCGACGACGTCAAGGTCTCCATGTACATGTATGACCGTCCTTCTTGGACCGGCGAGGTCTATGAGACAGAGGCATACTTCCCAACGTGGATCAACAAAGAGTCTGCGCCACACGTCAAAGCACTTGTTGACGCGCACAAGGCACTCTTTGGTGATGAGCGTATTGGGTGCGAGAAGTCCATGGCAACCCGCACCGGTCGTCCTCTGTGCGACAAGTGG includes:
- a CDS encoding YgeY family selenium metabolism-linked hydrolase — its product is MKELDYGAIKAAANDYSKDMTAFLRAMISHPSESCEEGEVVACIKAEMEKLGFDEIKVDGLGNVMGFMGEGDKIICIDGHIDTVGIGNRDNWNFDPYEGFEDDQLIGGRGGSDQEGGVCAGVYAAKIMKDMNLIPEGYKVMVVGTVQEEDCDGMCWQYIYNVDKIKPEFVISTEPTDGGIYRGHRGRMEIRVDVKGVSCHGSAPERGDNAIYKMADIINDVRALNNNGAEESTAIRGLAKMLDPKYNPDHYEDARFLGRGTCTVSQIYFTSPSRCAVADSCAISIDRRMTAGETYKSCLKEIEELPSVKKYGDDVKVSMYMYDRPSWTGEVYETEAYFPTWINKESAPHVKALVDAHKALFGDERIGCEKSMATRTGRPLCDKWTFSTNCVSIQGRYGIPCVGFGPGAESQAHAPNEITFKQDLPTCAALYVAALNLYDGSAVTGDATEFRASLTDNDIK